AACAAATTGCCGGCGGCGAACCAGGGCATTTGGAGCTAATGGATATTAAGGTGGCTCGGAATGCATTCGGTCGTCAACGGGAAAGCTTTGAATGTGATCTGGAGGTTAAAGGAATTGATGAGCCGGTTCGTGCTGTTTTTATACGTGCACCGCTTATCAACGAGGTAGGCCCGGATGTAGATGTGCTTACAGTCTATAATGATGAGATTGTAACTGCACGGGAGGGTAACCTGCTGGTGTCTTCTTTTCATCCAGAATTGACCGATGATTTCAGACTGCATCAATATTTTGCTGATATGGTAGAGGCTACTAGGCAAGTGCA
This genomic stretch from Paenibacillus sp. FSL H7-0737 harbors:
- the pdxT gene encoding pyridoxal 5'-phosphate synthase glutaminase subunit PdxT, coding for MKIGVLALQGAVTEHIVSIEKTGAVGVPIKRVEQLEEVDGLIIPGGESTTIGKLMRKYGFIEAIRDFSNQGKPIFGTCAGMIILAKQIAGGEPGHLELMDIKVARNAFGRQRESFECDLEVKGIDEPVRAVFIRAPLINEVGPDVDVLTVYNDEIVTAREGNLLVSSFHPELTDDFRLHQYFADMVEATRQVQQQNRI